AAACAGCAGAAAGAAACCCGGGTACAGCTGCGCCTTGCCAGTGGGCCGGGCCAGCCGCCAGGCGGTATAGTAATAGTATATGAGCGGGGCGAACCCGAGCAAAAACACCGACGATAGCTGAAATACCAGCTTGTAGCTCGCGTAATTGGCGCGCACGAATACCAGCGGCACGCTCAGCAGGGCCATGAGCAGAATCACGACGTACACGCTGCTGTTGAGCAGGTGAAAGGTGGCCTGCAGCTTGGTGGCCAGTGGCTGCGACGAGCGCCACATAGCGCCCAGGTGCTTGCGGGCAGTTTCGGCGGCGCCTTTGGTCCAGCGGAACTGCTGCGACTTGAGGGCGTCCATCACGGCGGGCAGCTCGGCGGGGGCCACTATTTCGGGGCGGTACACAAAGCGCCAGCCGCGCAGCTGGGCGCGGTAGCTCAGGTCCAGGTCTTCGGTGAGGGTGTCGATGTGCCAGCCGCCGGCATCGGTGATGCACGTGCGGCGCCACACCCCGCCGGTGCCGTTGAAGTTGATGAAAAACCCGGCGAACGTACGGCCCACCTGCTCAATGAGGAAGTGCGCATCCAGCCCAAACGCCTGCAGGCGCGTGAGCAGCGACTCGTCCTGGTTGAGGTGGCCCCAGCGGGTCTGGACCACGCCCACGGTTTCATCCTGCAAAAAATACGGCACCGTCCGGCGCAGAAAATCCGGCGTGGGCACAAAGTCGGCGTCGAAAATGGCGATGAACTCGCCGTCGGTTTCGTCCATGCCGTGGCGCAGGGCGCCGGCCTTGTAGCCCTCGCGGGAGGGGCGCCGCACGTGGCTGATGCGCAGGCCCTGGCCGGTGTGGTGGGATACGCGGGCGGCGGCCAGCGCCACGGTGGCATCGGTAGAGTCGTCGAGCACCTGAATGTGGAGCAGCTCGGGCGGGTAGTCGAGGGCGGCCGTGGCGTCAATGACCCGCTCCACCACGTTCTGCTCGTTGTAGAGCGGCAGCTGCACCGTCACGCGGGGCCACACGGCCGGGGCGGGGGGCAGCGCGGCATTGGGCCGGGCATAGGCCCGCCGCGCCAGCCGCGTAAGCTGCCACTGGCCCAGGCTGAAGCACACAATAAACAGCAGGCATAGGCCATAGAGCACCACAAGCAACAGAGGCAGCACCGGCATTACAAAAAGAAGCAGAAGACCAAAAACACGGAAAAGTATCGCCAGAAGGTAGCAGGAGAGTAGCAGCAAGCGGGCTTACCAATACCGAAAAATGGTCCACAGAATCTTGTAGCCGGCCCCAATGGTGCCGCGCACCGTGCCCGATACCTTGCTGGTGCCAATGCGCTTGCGGTAGCGCACGGGCACTTCCACGGTGCGCAGGCCCTGGCGGGCGGCTTTTACCTGCATTTCCACCGTCCAGCCGTAGGTTTTGTCTTCCATGTGGAGGCCGAGCAAGGCAGGGGCGAGGATGGCCCGGAAAGGCCCTAAATCAGTGAAGGTGCCGCCGTAGCGCAGGCGCAGCAGCCGCGAAGCCAGCCAGTTGCCGAAGCGTTGCTGGGGCAGCAGCGCACCGCGCTCCCGCACGCCCAGCGCCCGCGAGCCGATGACCATGTCGGCATCGCCCCGGAACAGGGGCGCGAGCAGCTCTGGCATCTGTTCCGGAAAATCCGAATGGTCGCCGTCGAGGAATACGACGATTTCGGGCTGTTCGGATTGGGCCTTGCCAAAAACGTAGGCCATGCCGGCCAGGCACGCGTAGCCGTAGCCGGGGCGGGGCTCGCGAAGCACGGTGGCGCCCGCAGCTTGGGCGGCGGCGCTGGTGTCGTCGCTCGAGTTATTATCCACCACCACCACTTCCTGCACCAGGCCGGCCGGAATTTCGCCCAGCACCAGCCCAATGGCTTTGGCTTCGTTGTGAGCAGGAATAATGACGCTGATGCGGGGCTGGGGCATGAAAGACAGGAGCGGAGCCAGGCCCCGCAAAGCAATAAAGGCGACCGCACCGGCCAGCCGCGCCACAAAGATGCCGCCTCCGCCGTAAAGCAGCGCGCTGCCGCTACTTTGCGGCTGTCAATCATTTACTCTAGATATGCTCCAGGTAGGCCAACCCGCCCCCGATTTTACCCTCAAGACCACCACCGGCGAAACCTTTCGCCTCTCCGAGCTGCGCGGCCGCCACGTGGTACTGTACTTCTACCCCAAAGACGACACCCCCGGCTGCACCGCCGAAGCTTGCTCATTCCGCGACCAGTACGAGGACTTTCAAGACCTTGGCGCCGAAGTAGTGGGCATCAGCTCCGACAGCGAAAAGTCGCATCAGAAATTCACGGCCAAGCATAATCTGCCTTTCCAACTGCTGGCCGATGAAAAAGGCGAAGTGCGCAAGCTCTACGAAGTGCCCCGCGCGCTGCTGGGGCTGCTGCCGGGCCGCGTCACGTTTGTGATTGATAAGAAAGGTGTCATCCAGTACATCTTCAACTCGTTGAGCGGCGCTACTGACCACGTGAGCAACGCGAAGAAAGTGTTGGCCGGGCTGCCGGCTTAGCTTTGCCCAACGCCTTTACACCCTTAGTTGCCTGGGCAATTAATCGTCTGTCATGCAGAGCGCAGCGAAGCATGTTATCACCGCGGAACGAATCGTGCAACAGTGATAAGATGCTTCGCTGCGCTCTGCATGACAATAGTTAGGATAACAGAAGCTGCTAGCGCCGTTTTCATACATCGGCGCAAGCGCGAGCCCTGGCTTTCGCGTAATGAGAATTTCACCTTCTCCTTCGCAATGCCCCGTTACTTTTTGTTGCTGCTGTTTCCTTTGTTGCTCGCAGCCACTTCTGCTTCAGCCCAACCTACTGTCCTCAACGCCACCCTCGACGGCTACAACTACCCGTACCCCGTAAAAACACTGCCGCTGAAGCTGGAAGGGCAAGCCCTGCGCATGGCTTATATGGACGTGCCGGCCAATGCCAAGCCCAACGGCCGCACCGTGGTGCTGCTGCACGGCAAGAATTTCTTCGGAGCCTACTGGCGCGAAACCATCAAAGTGCTGGCAGCGGCTGGGTTCCGGGTGGTGGTGCCCGACCAGATTGGTTTTGGCAAGTCCGACAAGGCTGATATCCACTACTCGTTCCACCAGCTGGCCCGCAACACCCGGCACCTGCTAGATACGCTGGGCGTGAAAAAAGCCGTCATCGTGGGGCATAGCATGGGCGGCATGCTGGCCACCCGCTTTGCCCTGATGTACCCGGAGACCACCGAAAAGCTGGTGCTCGAAAACCCGATTGGGCTGGAAGATTACCGCGCGGGAGTGCCTTTTCAAAGCGTAGACCAGGCCGAGGCATCTGAGCTGAAAAGCACCGAAGCCAGCATCCGCAAGTACCACGCGACGTACTACCCCAACGGCTACCCGGCCGCCCACGACCAATGGCTGCTGCCCCTGGCCGCCCAAACCAAAAGCCCCGACTTCCCCAAGGTAGCCCGGGCCAATGCCCTCACCTTCGACATGATTTACCAGCAGCCGGTGAGCTACGAATTCGGCCGCATTGCTGTGCCCACGCTGCTTGTCATCGGCCAGCAGGACCGCACCGTGGTGGGCAAAGGATTGATAAAAGACCCCAAAGTGCTGGCCCAAATGGGCCAATACCCGGCGCTGGGCCGCCGCACCGCCGCCGAGATAAAGGGTGCCCAGCTGGTTGAGCTAAACAAGGTGGGCCACATTCCGCACCTGGAAACGCCGGCCCAATTCCACCAGGCGCTGCTGGCGTTTCTGCGGTAGTGCTCAGCGCGTTGAGCCGTTTATCGCGTATTATGAACGGTAATTCCTGGAATGATAAATAGCTTGTTGCCTTATTTAAACTACTGTTGCTGTTGCAGAACTTCCTAAACGGGCCTTCACCATCTACATAAGGCGGCATTAGCTGGTTGGAGGAAGCCTCCGAGCCCGGTTGTGTGCCGTGCGCCCTTGCTGTTGCTCGGCGTTGTGTGGACGTGGTGAGTTTTGCACCCGCTACGAGGGTGAAAATGTTAGTCCGCCTGCATGCTGCTTGCTGCACGGTTGTTCGGCAAGCGGGCTGCTATCTGCTCGACACAAGCCCTGAGGCAAGCGGCGCCGGTGAAGGCACGTTTCCGGCCCGACCTTTCGCTTGCCGACACGGTATCAACCACGAAATGCCTCCTTTTCTCATGAATGCTTTCTGTGCACGGTTAGGGATTGCCTACCCCATCATCCAAGCCCCCATGGCGGGCGTTTCCACCCCGGCCTTGGCCCTGGCCGTCTCCCGGGCCGGGGCCTTGGGCTCCCTTGCCACCGGCGCTGCAGCGTCGCCGCAGGCCGTCGCCGAACAAGTGGCCACGCTGCAGGCCGCCACGGACCGGCCGTTTAACGTCAACCTCTTTTGCCACCAACCCGCCCCCGCCGACGACGCCCGGGATGCGCAGTGGCTGGCGTACCTGCGGCCCTTTTTCACGGCCCTGGGGAGCACGCCCCCCAGCCACTTGGATGAGCTCTACCCCAGTTTTGTAACCAATGACGCCCTGCTGGCCGTGCTGGTGGCCGCCCGGCCCCGCGTGATTAGCTTTCATTTTGGCTTGCCCACCCCCGCCCAACTCGCCACCCTGCGCGGGACCGGGGCGGTGCTGCTTGCCTGCGTCACCACGCCCGCCGAAGCCCGGCGGGCCGAAGCCGCCGGCGTGGATGCGCTGGTGGCCCAGGGCGTGGAGGCCGGCGGGCACCGGGGCACCTTCGACCCGGCCGTGGAGCCGGGCATCGGGACGTTGGAACTGACGCGGCAACTCGCCCGGCAGAGCCGCTTGCCCGTGGTGGCGGCCGGGGGGCTGATGGACGGGGCCGACATTGCGGCGGCCCTGAGGGCGGGCGCGTCGGCGGTGCAGTTGGGCACGGCCTTCGTTACCTGCCCGGAGTCGGCCGCAGCGGCGCCTTACCGCGAAGCCCTGTTGCGGCAGCCGCCTTTGCCCACGGCCCTCACGCCCGTGATTTCGGGACGGCCCGCCCGGGGCCTGGTCACGCGCTTCGTGCAGGAGGTCGACCGGCCGGACCGCCCGCCGGTCGCGCCCTTTTCGCGGGCGTACGTGGCCGGCAAAGCCTTGGTCGCCGCCGCCCAGCAAGCGGGTGAAGCCGGTTTCGCCGTGCAATGGGCGGGCACGGGCGTGGGTCGGAGCCGGACGCTCCCCGCGGCCGACCTGGTGCAGGCGCTGATGCTGGAGGTAGAACGAGCCCTCGCCGACCCTGGCTCCGCTCATGTAGGTTAGCAAAACGGTTGGAATCGTTTGAGCGAGGAACAGGCCTTCTTTTTTATCTTTACCCTTGGGCAAGCAAGTGCTGTGAGCCGCCCCTGCTTGTCTTGGCGATGCGACAAGTGATTCTGCAACTGGCCGTGAGCCTGGACGGCTACATCGAAGGGCCCGGCGGGGAGTACGACTGGTGTTTTACCGACCAGGACTACGGCATGACGGCCTTTTTGCAGCGCGTCGACAGCGTCTTCTACGGCCGCAAATCCTACGAGCTGGCTGTCGCCACGGGCGCCGCCGGGGTCGGGGCAGGAGCGGGGTGGTCCCACCTGCGCGAATACGTGTTCTCGAACAGCCTCCAGCACGTTCCGCCCGGCGCGACCTTGATTAGCGGGGACATCGGCGCGGCCGTGCGGCGCATCAAACAGGAGCCAGGCAAGGACATCTGGCTCTGGGGAGGCGCGAGCCTGACGGCGTCGCTATTGGCCCTGGGCCTGGTGGACGAACTCCGCCTGGCCGTCCATCCGCTGCTGCTTGGGGGCGGCAAACCGCTGTTTCCGCCCCTCGCCACCCGGCGCACGCTCACCCTGCTGGACGCCCAGACGTATTCCTCCGGCTTGGTGTCGTTGGCCTATGCCCTGCCAAGCTAAACAACGCGCCCCGCTTTCCTGTGGGCGACAAGTCCGTTAATTCCAGGTACTGCTGAAGCGATGTCAATGCTTAGCTCAATATCCGCAGGCTATCGGCGTGAATCAGCGGCGAGCCCTGGTAGCGGCCATCGCGCGGCCCATTTTCCAGGTTGAGCACGCCGCGGGGGCAGGCGGTGCTGCACATGCCGCAGCCCACGCAGGAGGCCCGGATGATGGGCTCGCCGCGCTGGGCGTATTGCTTCACGTCGATGCCCATTTCGCACACGTTGGAGCAGTTGCCGCACGAAATGCACTGGCCGCCGTTGGTGCTGATGCGGAAGCGGGAAAAGTGCTTTTGCAGCAGGCCCAGGTAGGCAGCCATTGGGCAGCCAAACCGACACCACACCCGCGAGCCCAGAATGGGATAGAAGCCCACGCCAATCACCCCCGAAAACACGGCGCCGATGGCAAAGCCGTACCACTTGGCGGCCACGTTTCCTACCTCGCCGAGCAAGGAGCTGTTCATCGCAAAATTCACCCACAGCAGCACCGTGATGGCGGTGATGATGGCCAGAATGGGGTAGATGAGGCGCACTTCCCAGCGCCAGGCGGCGCGGCTTTTGTCGGAGAGCTGGCGGTAGGGGTCGCCGGCGGTTTCGGCCAGGCCGCCGCAGCCGCACACCCACGAGCAGTACCAGCGCTTGCCGTAGAAATAGGTGAGGACGGGCGTGGCCAGAAACGACATCACCGCGCCCCAAAACACCATGAACACACCCAAGCCGCCGTTTTGCGCCAGCGAGGTCACGGTGCCCGGAAACAGGTAATCGTACTTCAGCGGCCAGAAGTAGCTGAAGTAATACTCGGGCTGCTGGAAAAATTGCAGCAGCCCCGGGATGATGAAGGCAAACCCCAGCTGAAAGAACATCACCGAGCCGGTGCGGATAAGCTGGTAGCGCGAGTGGCGGTATTTCCAGAGCGCGCGGCCGCCCATTACTAAGATGGCCAGCGTGTAAAACGTGCCGTAGAGAAACCACTGGTCGGCGGGCCGGGCGCGCAGCAGCT
This region of Hymenobacter sedentarius genomic DNA includes:
- a CDS encoding cellulose synthase family protein, translating into MPVLPLLLVVLYGLCLLFIVCFSLGQWQLTRLARRAYARPNAALPPAPAVWPRVTVQLPLYNEQNVVERVIDATAALDYPPELLHIQVLDDSTDATVALAAARVSHHTGQGLRISHVRRPSREGYKAGALRHGMDETDGEFIAIFDADFVPTPDFLRRTVPYFLQDETVGVVQTRWGHLNQDESLLTRLQAFGLDAHFLIEQVGRTFAGFFINFNGTGGVWRRTCITDAGGWHIDTLTEDLDLSYRAQLRGWRFVYRPEIVAPAELPAVMDALKSQQFRWTKGAAETARKHLGAMWRSSQPLATKLQATFHLLNSSVYVVILLMALLSVPLVFVRANYASYKLVFQLSSVFLLGFAPLIYYYYTAWRLARPTGKAQLYPGFFLLFLSVSMGLALHNSRAVILGWLGQSTPFVRTPKAGTKALGQRRYRTGGLGPLVLLEGLLAAYFAFGLGAGIYFGDAGLVPFHTLLTFGFAAVCYYSVRHAR
- a CDS encoding glycosyltransferase family 2 protein, yielding MPQPRISVIIPAHNEAKAIGLVLGEIPAGLVQEVVVVDNNSSDDTSAAAQAAGATVLREPRPGYGYACLAGMAYVFGKAQSEQPEIVVFLDGDHSDFPEQMPELLAPLFRGDADMVIGSRALGVRERGALLPQQRFGNWLASRLLRLRYGGTFTDLGPFRAILAPALLGLHMEDKTYGWTVEMQVKAARQGLRTVEVPVRYRKRIGTSKVSGTVRGTIGAGYKILWTIFRYW
- a CDS encoding peroxiredoxin; the protein is MLQVGQPAPDFTLKTTTGETFRLSELRGRHVVLYFYPKDDTPGCTAEACSFRDQYEDFQDLGAEVVGISSDSEKSHQKFTAKHNLPFQLLADEKGEVRKLYEVPRALLGLLPGRVTFVIDKKGVIQYIFNSLSGATDHVSNAKKVLAGLPA
- a CDS encoding alpha/beta fold hydrolase, encoding MPRYFLLLLFPLLLAATSASAQPTVLNATLDGYNYPYPVKTLPLKLEGQALRMAYMDVPANAKPNGRTVVLLHGKNFFGAYWRETIKVLAAAGFRVVVPDQIGFGKSDKADIHYSFHQLARNTRHLLDTLGVKKAVIVGHSMGGMLATRFALMYPETTEKLVLENPIGLEDYRAGVPFQSVDQAEASELKSTEASIRKYHATYYPNGYPAAHDQWLLPLAAQTKSPDFPKVARANALTFDMIYQQPVSYEFGRIAVPTLLVIGQQDRTVVGKGLIKDPKVLAQMGQYPALGRRTAAEIKGAQLVELNKVGHIPHLETPAQFHQALLAFLR
- a CDS encoding NAD(P)H-dependent flavin oxidoreductase, with the translated sequence MNAFCARLGIAYPIIQAPMAGVSTPALALAVSRAGALGSLATGAAASPQAVAEQVATLQAATDRPFNVNLFCHQPAPADDARDAQWLAYLRPFFTALGSTPPSHLDELYPSFVTNDALLAVLVAARPRVISFHFGLPTPAQLATLRGTGAVLLACVTTPAEARRAEAAGVDALVAQGVEAGGHRGTFDPAVEPGIGTLELTRQLARQSRLPVVAAGGLMDGADIAAALRAGASAVQLGTAFVTCPESAAAAPYREALLRQPPLPTALTPVISGRPARGLVTRFVQEVDRPDRPPVAPFSRAYVAGKALVAAAQQAGEAGFAVQWAGTGVGRSRTLPAADLVQALMLEVERALADPGSAHVG
- a CDS encoding dihydrofolate reductase family protein — its product is MRQVILQLAVSLDGYIEGPGGEYDWCFTDQDYGMTAFLQRVDSVFYGRKSYELAVATGAAGVGAGAGWSHLREYVFSNSLQHVPPGATLISGDIGAAVRRIKQEPGKDIWLWGGASLTASLLALGLVDELRLAVHPLLLGGGKPLFPPLATRRTLTLLDAQTYSSGLVSLAYALPS
- a CDS encoding 4Fe-4S binding protein, whose amino-acid sequence is MTPTFTTPPLPTSSPAEKLTLAVVAGGLLALLLALADADPGRQRTWLYLALGLVSGGTLAWSWLKFGQHPAGVQHNNLWLRASTGRGGIAWVTGLVLTGFYVVLYWYSGDNGQGNFGPLNNLVHGLDGFSQLLRARPADQWFLYGTFYTLAILVMGGRALWKYRHSRYQLIRTGSVMFFQLGFAFIIPGLLQFFQQPEYYFSYFWPLKYDYLFPGTVTSLAQNGGLGVFMVFWGAVMSFLATPVLTYFYGKRWYCSWVCGCGGLAETAGDPYRQLSDKSRAAWRWEVRLIYPILAIITAITVLLWVNFAMNSSLLGEVGNVAAKWYGFAIGAVFSGVIGVGFYPILGSRVWCRFGCPMAAYLGLLQKHFSRFRISTNGGQCISCGNCSNVCEMGIDVKQYAQRGEPIIRASCVGCGMCSTACPRGVLNLENGPRDGRYQGSPLIHADSLRILS